A genomic window from Daphnia carinata strain CSIRO-1 chromosome 9, CSIRO_AGI_Dcar_HiC_V3, whole genome shotgun sequence includes:
- the LOC130690709 gene encoding uncharacterized protein LOC130690709 gives MDMAALKAIVHEIMNLIGKPGHSDCPRGGNMFVYPIDTTQQQALLQLTQIAGRTIIASLPNFLNGKKGIIKRVPLSESDEDLLDALKDQWVVKAQRFFRNNTGSKEPSESVLLTFDKALPVRISIIGLSFPVLIYYPFPYKYTICFRLGHTRNYCSSPSGTCKNCGVTHDPTDICIQKCINCNSFSHASESKNCPIYEELTGLIKFAIDKNITVKEARTHISGSYSSVVRRPTVLPPVQTSSPNTSQIEKMIAESSCSKRN, from the coding sequence ATGGATATGGCAGCCCTTAAAGCCATTGTCCATGAGATCATGAACCTGATAGGCAAACCAGGACATTCTGACTGCCCCCGCGGAGGCAACATGTTCGTTTATCCTATCGATACCACACAACAACAAGCTCTTTTGCAACTTACCCAAATAGCAGGCCGAACAATTATTGCTTCTCTCCCAAATTTTCTCAATGGTAAAAAGGGCATCATAAAAAGAGTTCCACTCTCAGAATCTGATGAAGATCTCCTCGACGCACTGAAAGACCAATGGGTAGTAAAAGCGCAGCGGTTTTTCAGAAACAACACTGGCTCTAAAGAACCGTCTGAGTCCGTCCTCCTTACGTTCGACAAAGCCCTTCCAGTCAGGATTTCCATCATCGGTCTTAGCTTCCCGGTTCTTATCTACTACCCCTTCCCCTACAAATACACCATTTGCTTTCGTCTAGGTCATACAAGAAACTATTGCTCTAGTCCCAGTGGCACCTGTAAAAACTGCGGTGTAACTCATGACCCCACAGACATCTGTATCCAAAAGTGTATTAATTGCAACAGTTTCTCCCACGCCTCCGAATCTAAGAACTGTCCAATTTATGAAGAACTAACCGGCCTTATCAAATTCGCCATAGACAAAAATATAACAGTTAAAGAGGCCCGCACACACATAAGCGGATCCTACAGCTCAGTAGTCCGTCGTCCAACAGTGTTGCCGCCTGTGCAAACAAGCTCGCCGAACACGagccaaattgaaaaaatgatAGCAGAATCCAGCTGCTCCAAGAGGAATTAA